The Halobaculum magnesiiphilum genome contains the following window.
GTTTATTCGCGACGCGGCCGTCGGATCACTCGACATGAGCGACGCGCCGGACATGGAGGACCTCATCGACACGAACGATCCTAGCTTCGGACACGTGATGGCGTGCGTGTTCGGGATCCAGGAGCACGAGAGCCGGACGTACCTCCGCCTGCTCGACAACCCCGGGAGCACCGTCGAGGAGCTCGCCGGCGTGCTGGAGCGCGACCGCTCGAACGTGAACCGCTCGCTCACGACGCTGC
Protein-coding sequences here:
- a CDS encoding helix-turn-helix domain-containing protein; the encoded protein is MSDAPDMEDLIDTNDPSFGHVMACVFGIQEHESRTYLRLLDNPGSTVEELAGVLERDRSNVNRSLTTLLEKGLAERERRLLDPGGYVYQYTATPLPEAKELLHEALDEWAETVHEVIETFDEQRGVDDE